From one Mytilus galloprovincialis chromosome 13, xbMytGall1.hap1.1, whole genome shotgun sequence genomic stretch:
- the LOC143056385 gene encoding ventricular zone-expressed PH domain-containing protein homolog 1-like, with amino-acid sequence MNELFAQVLQKRDLSKAGELFSLADDEIKDDLVPVLEAISKILDCTDYLQNDNDQSVVEICITRVTTAIRETGSIEAHSKCLVSLLEVCQKYDLNPAAPEKDPPHAKIASDIMSCLFMHYSKPKVMSLAIPVVVNFLRCNNKELTRNVSSYLSLAALDNADTLAKYVDLIISTILRGNYFLSTVLPQIYSQNKQPIINSIDKLTAIIDLCDVSERASLFQVFGMISKHEPTILEPHIDEFCKYLSSSTLAALVLMMFVDMATANPKAFVDYLPSLKDLAEQQPMYFIQVIQIIGAIGNIDQDNARRSMVYFVSCLGMKDQTALAVILQEIKALSINNHSLLEENIIEISKLSQSGSSAVRLLVQQLKDDLKKYSSPPQEKETRSVSSQTEGQVTVITVGNPHNAVYPSGAVSVRHTAMSQSTISSQQSIPKSLRNSSSNTRHERPVSPASTILSDRLSLGSLLTVGSTQTGPPLLAEPIRDGIQHFCEKHMTSIRNFICQFSARIPIPAKCGIINGRHRQYIRLFFLCGDQKERCIYGNSYFTLDTKVPKTWIHLMFLAIQAQSTSALSQNDPSISSLKTCLEAISEKGQNIFLTIVTSSFPSAKDQDLLIQELNRIRFFDVFEFNAAKKHWACFVCNHPEKVGDLLQDGVPVIAGQLKEKKGKWKFLKRWKTRYFTLSGAHMTYNKSDHRKETLPVSKIQSVKAVRKGIRDIPKAFEIFTGDETYTFKAKGQQNIEQWVQCLHIAVAQVQNKDDEKKSTKMVPMPSHVNPLNQENVVIERPRSVMDTKL; translated from the exons ATGAATGAATTATTTGCACAAGTTTTACAAAAGAGGGACTTGTCAAAGGCTGGTGAATTGTTTTCACTTGCTGATGATGAAATCAAAGATGACCTTGTTCCTGTGTTAGAAGCCATTAGTAAGATTCTAGATTGTACAGACTATCTACAGAATGATAATGATCAAAGTGTTGTGGAAATCTGTATCACCAGAGTCACCACAGCAATCAG AGAGACAGGTTCCATTGAAGCACATTCCAAGTGTTTGGTATCGCTGCTGGAGGTTTGTCAGAAATATGACCTGAATCCTGCTGCACCAGAGAAGGACCCACCTCATGCTAAAATAGCCTCTGATATAATGAGCTGTCTTTTTATG CACTACAGTAAACCAAAAGTGATGTCTTTAGCCATTCCAGTAGTTGTTAATTTTCTACGTTGTAATAATAAAGAATTAACTAGAAATGTCTCCAGTTATCTGTCCTTGGCTGCCCTTGACAATGCAGACACTCTAGCAAAATATGTTGATCTGATTATTAGTACAATCTTGAGAG GCAATTACTTTTTGAGTACAGTGTTACCTCAGATTTACTCACAGAACAAACAACCAATCATAAACAGTATTGACAAGCTTACGGCCATCATCGACTTATGTGACGTGTCTGAACGGGCGAGTCTGTTCCAGGTGTTTGGAATGATATCAAAACACGAACCTACG attttaGAACCACACATAGATGAATTCTGCAAATATCTGTCCTCGAGTACTTTGGCAGCTTTGGTTCTCATGATGTTTGTTGACATGGCAACAGCCAATCCTAAAGCGTTTGTGGATTACCTCCCCTCATTGAAGGATTTAGCAGAACAACAGCCAATGTATTTTATACAAGTTATACAAATTATTGGTGCAATTGGCAATATAGATCAG gACAATGCTAGAAGAAGTATGGTTTACTTTGTATCATGCCTAGGCATGAAAGACCAGACTGCCCTAGCGGTCATTTTACAAGAAATTAAAGCCCTGAGTATCAACAATCACTCGTTACTGGAAGAAAACATTATAGAAATTAGTAAACTATCTCAGAGTGGTTCTAGTGCTGTGAGACTGCTAGTTCAGCAATTGAAAGACGACCTGAAAAAATA CTCATCTCCTCCACAAGAAAAAGAAACCAGATCAGTATCCAGTCAAACAGAGGGTCAGGTGACTGTGATTACTGTTGGGAATCCCCACAATGCAGTATATCCTAGTGGTGCAGTATCTGTCAGACATACGGCTATGTCACAAAGTACAATCTCAAGTCAACAAAGCATTCCTAAATCTCTcag AAATAGTAGCTCTAATACCAGACATGAGAGACCAGTGAGTCCGGCATCAACAATTTTGTCAGACAGACTGTCACTTGGGAGCCTACTGACTGTTGGAAGTACACAGACTGGGCCTCCTCTGCTA GCTGAGCCAATCAGAGATGGGATACAGCATTTTTGTGAGAAACATATGACATCCATTAGGAACTTTATCTGTCAGTTTTCAGCTAGGATTCCTATACCAGCCAAGTGTGGAATTATAA ATGGGAGACATAGGCAGTATATACGTTTATTTTTCCTGTGTGGTGATCAGAAAGAAAGATGTATATATGGCAATAGTTATTTTACATTGGATACCAAAGTTCCTAAAACTTGGATTCATCTCATGTTTTTAGCAATACAG GCACAGTCAACCTCAGCATTAAGTCAGAATGATCCTAGTATTAGTTCATTAAAGACATGTTTAGAAGCAATCTCAGAGAAAGGACAGAATATATTCCTCACCATTGTAACATCATCATTTCCATCAGCTAAG GATCAAGATTTGTTGATACAGGAACTGAACAGAATCCGattctttgatgtgtttgaattcAATGCAGCAAAGAAACATTGGGCGTGTTTTGTGTGCAATCATCCGGAAAAAGTGGGAGATCTTTTACAAGATGGCGTCCCTGTAATAGCT GGTcagttaaaagaaaagaaaggaaAATGGAAATTTCTGAAACGATGGAAAACAAGATATTTCACATTGTCTGGTGCTCACATGACCTATAACAAAAGTGACCAT AGAAAAGAGACTTTGCCAGTTAGCAAAATACAAAGTGTAAAAGCAGTACGGAAAGGCATACGTGACATTCCCAAAGCATTTGAAATTTTCACTGGTGATGAGACATATACGTTCAAAGCTAAAGGCCAACAAAACATTGAACAATGGGTCCAATGTCTACACATTGCTGTAGCCCAGGTCCAGAACAAAGACGATGAGAAAAAGAGCACTAAGATGGTGCCGATGCCCAGTCATGTCAATCCACTCAATCAAGAAAACGTAGTCATTGAACGACCTAGATCTGTAATGGATACTAAATTATAG